From the genome of Glycine max cultivar Williams 82 chromosome 2, Glycine_max_v4.0, whole genome shotgun sequence, one region includes:
- the LOC100812663 gene encoding lamin-like protein, producing MEILSFKKIVMMMITMMLVNMAKSELHYVGGNKTTWAANVNFTEWSSSEHFHLMDWIYFGYERHEYSVLEVNKTSYENCIEKGFIQNVSRGAGRDVFQLTEFKTYYFLSGGGHCWDGVKVAITVTEGVASPTPAPSPKTGAPTPSPQSDVPATSPKSGAPAPSPKTSSASDDNRVNQMLLVFIFVLICGISSNNISY from the exons atggagattttaagttttaaaaaaatagtgatgatgatgataactaTGATGTTGGTAAACATGGCGAAATCAGAGCTTCACTACGTTGGAGGCAACAAGACAACTTGGGCAGCCAATGTTAACTTCACAGAATGGTCAAGTAGTGAGCACTTCCATTTGATGGATTGGATTT ACTTTGGATATGAAAGGCACGAGTACAGTGTACTAGAGGTGAACAAGACTAGTTATGAGAACTGCATAGAGAAAGGATTTATTCAAAACGTATCAAGGGGTGCAGGAAGAGATGTGTTTCAACTAACAGAGTTCAAGACTTACTACTTCTTAAGTGGAGGAGGCCATTGTTGGGATGGGGTGAAGGTTGCTATAACTGTTACTGAGGGTGTTGCTTCACCAACTCCTGCACCTTCACCAAAAACTGGTGCTCCAACACCTTCACCACAAAGTGATGTTCCAGCAACTTCACCAAAAAGTGGTGCTCCAGCACCTTCACCAAAAACTAGTTCTGCTTCAGATGACAATCGGGTCAACCAGATGCTTTTGGTGTTCATCTTTGTCTTGATTTGTGGTATCTCTTCAAATAACATCAGTTACTAG